Within the Glycine max cultivar Williams 82 chromosome 12, Glycine_max_v4.0, whole genome shotgun sequence genome, the region AGAAGCAGTGGAATCTATTAGACAAATAAAGGATGCTCAAGCTGCAGCAAAGCAATTGATTGAAGAGGCAGTTTGCAAGAAAAGTAAGGATGACATATCTTGCATAGTTGTGAGGTTCCAATGACATGTTTTTGGTTAAGCACAGGAATCCTTTCCGAAACCCAAGAATGAAGGCCCTGCTGGACATTTAGCTAGCACTGATTGCATGTATAAATGATTCAATAAtaacttttgctttttcaagagatttttttttttaaactgttTGCATCTTAATGAGTAGTTGTTACCGCCACAATTTCCATGTATAAGTGTATCTTCTCACCTGTTGAATGGTAGATGAGAGAATTAAATAGAATAATCATGGCTTTAATGTGTTTTTTCCAGTATGTCAGagcttttttagttttttttttcatgtaagtttatttttttttatttttgttttctgtaagatatttttttatatttttagttcctataaatttgtgtttttttaaaaaaattaaaattttaaaaagattaaaattgaaaaaacagaaaattatagaaactaaaaataaaaataaaaacttaaggAACCAAAATTGGAAAAACGTCAACTATCAAaagctaaaattaaaaaaataaacctacaaatattaaaaataaaaaataataacttacacataccaaaaacatatttaagcaaataatcatttttaaatactttaatttttaactacataattaattctacttttttcttattatatccTATCACACACACATATTTCTTCCTTTAATTTCTCTTACCAAGTGTCACTTTAAgtgtctaaaaatatttttattttaatattacgtTTTTTTCTCATATACATAGACTTTTGGGATTGAATCCAAAATAATCAAGGAATATAAGTCCCTCTCGCTCGGGGAACATATGTTGACGGATTTATTTTCCATCTTTTATTGGTATCACTCGTTTATTTATATCATatctttattttagtttttttattttgaccagTATAGTTATAGATTATATTTTTTGGTGAATCAGTATAGGTCTACATAATGCAAAGTAACgtgttattttatcattttgtattaaataattcatactataagccatttttatttattttgaccactgaactaaaaaaatttagtccAATACTAAACTTGGCAATTATACCAATATTCAATAACAAAAGTTGATCGTAGCTCACCCTTAATATGTATCTGTAGTACTAAAATtagtaaacaaatatatatttcatcaataaattttaatttttagcttATGGCATAttagtttaagaaaattaattaaatagctGAAATCAAGAagaatatcaattttaaaaataaaatgtgtgaTGTGAAAAAAGTTGGGTTGAGTAAGATAaggtttattattatattgtagTTATAAGTAAAACttgacttaaattttttaagtaaatcttTGAGTTTGAAtctgatgataaaaaaataattgaaagagaaatcccattaaaaaagttaacaatGACATGGTATATGCATCTAAACATGTCATGCTATATGTAATCTCGAAGAGATCACTAATGTGGTATGTTTACATGTATATTACTGTTATCGGTAAATAGTTATaaagatagttaaaaaaaatgatgagatcaaatttaataattattttttaagaactaaGACATGCAAAAATTCACCATATTTACAAATGGGGTTATGTCAACATGGGTCTGGCACAATGGCAAAATGATTGGCAACTATTTGGGATACTATCATTTTTATTGGTATTTCCAGCACTTTTTAACATGTCAAAAATACCCATAAATAGCATGTTATGTTTTTCATTTCtaaaatgtctatatttttatttattttttgtaaaactttAATCACTAGTGTTACTTGCTTCTATTAGTTTCCGTTAGTCTCTTTTTCCAATCATTTGTTATCTTTGATGGTGTAcatgtattatttataaatatacgataattttttttaataaaaacatatagaTTATCCTTTCATATGATTATATGGATTAATAATTATTCGTATGAGTCATAGAATTAACTTCTTCTACGTATGGTAAGTTTGGGTCTTTCATATGCTTCATATGACCTCACTATATATTGaggaataattaaataagtagtcaatttttaaataacataatcagtatttttcttattttaatataacatgGTTTCTTTTTCCCTATTCAGTATAAATAATTGTTAAGATTTCGTTAGCAGTATGGAATTAAGAGATAACCCTTAtcctaatttcttttattaaattttttctctGAATGTATAGAAAAAAAACTTGTGACAAGATTTTGTTGAAAAAGTATAAGATTTTACTGAACAAGATTCTGCTTCAATACCTTATTTTGATGACATACTATTAACTTCTGTCATAAAAGAAAGCATAGCCATGTGTGTGCCATACTTGTGACTTGTGAGGCATAATGATAtcctatttttaatttagtaaaGATTGTCATTGCACACCTGATTTTCAGTTATTACTAGAATTGAGTTACAGAACAGCGTAGCCAGtataattcttatattttgaaattcctATTATAAAGGTTCAATTACTTCCCTTCTTAAACTTAAaccattcttattattttttattatgtgagAATAGTTACTCAACCAATTAAGataaatatctttattaaaCCATccttattattttgtaaagaaGATAATGGGACAgtttgcttaaaattaaaaaaaaaaagtgttttccaaaaaacacaattttctttaaaatagataagatttgcttttattttttaaaaaaagattatttttaagaaaaattaaacaaacacaccaaaacacataaaattacttactttattaaaaaatattttttaataaataagtttaaataaacaGACTCgatcagttttttaaaacttaaaaaaatcaagataagcacttttaaaaaaaatatttttttaataagagataaaatttacttcttaaaataaatagaaaattattttttaagtataagaaatttaaacaaatacacTAAGAGCATGTTTGTTTTTCAGTTACAAACGGACGTTTGGAGCAAAACAAAGTGTGCAAAAAGTATCTGGACCCTTCCTTTTAATCTGCAAAGCTGAGTTTGTATACCATTATATTTACTTTGGAATTCATGTATCacattttaaactaaaattcaaACGTGCcctaattaagaaaatagaaagttgcttattttattaaattaggcatttttttcaaaaaaaaaatttaagagtaATTAGTATATAgtgttatttaaaaagaaattttttattcaataaagttTTATCATGTATAACAAACTTAttgacttttatatattttttaataaaaaaactagttgaattttatattaattatagtttttaccaattaattatattaaatatcattattataattaattaatacaaaaaatatattttgaccaTACATAGATggtaaacatttttctttttcttagacTCATAAGTAACTATTCCTTTATAATATCATTATTGTTGGATTGAGTGGTCTcacaataattaagaagggggttgaattaattattcctaaacctttactaattaaaaaattactcttctaagacttttactaagttgttaatagaatgaggagtagaagagaaacttaacagaaagtaaaagcgaaaattaaaatgcacagcggaaagtaaaagagcagggaagaaggaaacaaacacataagagtttttatactggttcggtaacaacccatgcctacatccagtccccaagcgacctgcggtccttgagatttctttcaaccttgtaaaaatccttttacaagcaaagatccacaggggatgtaccctcccttgttctctttgaaaccctagtggatgtaccctccactagaactgatccacaagagatgtatcatctcttgttcttagtcaaacccgagtagatgtaccctctacttgtaccacaaaggatgtatcctccactgtgttaagacaaagatcgcAGGCGGTTAATCCTTTGAAAAGTTTcgttttgaataaaaagaattctcagactgtgtcgttttgaattctttgacaaggagaagagagacacaaaagaattcaggcgattagtcatttgttcttttggaaaagggagaagagagacacaaaaagaattgaggcgattagtccttggcgaattttttttggcaaagggagaagagaatgaaaagatgaatagcacaagttttcaaggtttggaaaaccaaaaaacttaagaaagcttttggtacaaagaagaagaagaagttcaaagagattcaaggcttgtaaaggattgttagagattgattggaaaagtattcaagattgaaagaatgaattaataagtgtattgaaaagcaaatcaaagtcttgcttttatagactcttctggtcaagacaaccatttagaagaattataacttttagaaaaacttaaaaccaatttgaaaaagtcaaaaaccttttgaagagttacatcttttgatttattcagaaacaaacactggtcatcgattaccaaatcagtgtaatcgattacacaaaacttttatgtgaaaggatgtgactcttcacatttgaatttgaatttcaatgttcaaaggcactgataatcgattaccaaaacattgtaatcgattacagctttttgaaattaattgaaatgttgtaaattcaatttgaaaaccttttcaaaaccattttgctactggtaatcgattacaacaatctcgtaatcgattactagagagtaaaaactctttggtaaacatgttttgagaaaaatcatgtgctactcaatttttgagaaaaacttttcatacttatcttgattaagccttctcttgattcttgaatcttgatcgtggttcttgagatcttgaaccttgaatcttgattcttgactctaaacttttttcttgagttttgaattcttcttgattcttatcttgaactcttgaattgttcttgattcacttgagttctTCTttaattgatctttgagctttttgtcatcacctttgtcattatcttttgttatcatcattgttatcatcattgttatcatcaaaacacctttgaatcacctttgattcaccatgaagctttgcttctacaattatttgtttttaaaaaaaaaacaattttctttaaaatagataagatttgctttttaaaaaagcaatagattattttaagcaaaattaaacaaacacacaaaaacacCAGGAAATTACttactttattaaaatattatttatttaataaataagtttaaataaacaaacttggacagtttgtttaaacttttaaaaaagaaattttaaaataagaaattttaaaaaaaatttaataagagaTAAACATAAGTTTGGAGCAAAATAAAGTGTGCAAAAGTATATAGGCTCTTCCTTTTAATTTGCAAAActgaatttatatattattagatttACTTCAAAATTCATGTATCACATTTTAAACtgaaaccaaacatgcactaattaaaaaaaagttacttattttattaaattagacatttttcaacaaatatttttaaaaaatgataagtatacagtgatatttaaaaaaatcaattttttatttaataaaaatatatcatgtataataaacttattaaattttatatatttttaatataaaaaacttgttcacttttgtattaattatatttttttgcctattaattatattaaaactatcattcttataattaattaatataaaaatatattttgacaatacatatatatagtaaacttttttttccccttagAGTCATAAGTAACTATTCCtttgtaatattattatttgttttgaaatgaCAAGAAAGGAAAGCAATCCCCAAACATTCCATAAAAGATTTTGACTAGGGacatcaatttcaattttattttttcataaacataTCTTAAAAGTCAAAAGGGATACATGAAAAAGGATAAGGTAAATTAAATGCAATCAAACTATGTGAAAATGAAACTAACTTTTGGCCATCTAGTCAAATCAAAGTAATTCCCTGTGTGAAGGCTCACCCCTTATGGTACACCCCACACATGATCTAGAATTTTCTTCATGCATCCACGTGTGATGATGCCAACACAACCCAAATCAAAAGTAAAATCCAAAACTTTGCATAGCATATAGCATCATACCAACTTTGTAGCATAGTTACACATAGCCAAAACTGATGACTGCAACGAATTGTCAAACTGCCACATACCCTCTTTTGCATGGTGACACCAAATGCTATGCAGCCACGCCCATCCTATTCAGCTATCCCTATCACCTACATCTTCTCTCTCTCATCAACACCTTAACCTAACCACCCTATATAACTCACTCCTTATTCCCCTCTAACAATATCCAATCTTCACTCACTCTCTAATTtactacagaaaaaaaaaaaagatgagtaGTGTTTTTTCAGAACACAAATTCCAACTTCAACCCTCTCACCAACTTCTCTCCCTCAAGAAATCCCTGAGGGACATAGACATCCCAGTCCCACCAAGGAAGCTCCTCACCCGCCGCTCCGCCGCCGTCCACGACGTCTCCGGCGACATGTTTTCCGATGACACCCTCCGGCACAAGTACCTTCCCCACAATGGCTCCACCGACTCCTCCGACGATGACTCCGGCGACCCCTACGCCTCCGATCAATTCCGCATGTTTGAGTTCAAGGTCCGGCGCTGTACTCGCAGCCGGAGCCATGACTGGACAGACTGTCCATTTGTACATCCCGGCGAGAAGGCCCGCCGTCGGGACCCTCGCCGGTTTCATTACTCTGCAACAGTCTGTCCAGAGTTTCGCCGCGGTCAGTGTGACCGTGGCGATGCATGTGAGTTTTCTCATGGGGTGTTTGAGTGCTGGTTACACCCTTCTAGGTATAGAACCGAGGCTTGCAAGGATGGTAGGAATTGCAAGCGAAAAGTTTGCTTCTTTGCTCACACCCCTCGCCAACTCAGGGTTTTGCATTCCAATGAAAATAGCAACAAGAAAAAGTGCACCAATATGAGCCctcataacaacaacaacaacaccaacAATTGTTGTTTGGTTTGCCATTGCTCTTCTTCTACTCGTTCACCAACTTCAACCTTGTTCGGCATGTCTCATTTTTCTCCTCCATTGTCACCACCTTCTCCTTCTTCCCCTTCTAGGTTTGAGACCAACCATCATCATGGTGTTGTGAAATATAATAAGGATGTGCTCTCTGAGCTTATGTGTTCCATGGAGGGTTTGAATTTTGGTGAGGCTTCACTTTTGTCTGCTGCTTCTAAGCCTCACAACAATTTGTCTTCTTGGCTTGATGTTTCTGAGGATCACAATCAAAAACAGTTCAGTACTCTTTCACCAACCATCACTGCTTGTGGAAGCTTTTCCAACAACGGAAATGGGAGATTTTTGAGAGAAGAAAGTGGGGTTGTTGATGATGTTATTTCCCCAGATCTCGCATGGGTGAATGAATTACTGATGTAGATTATATgcatttgaagatgatgatgacaaaaagtggTTCGTGGTGGGAATTGTGATGAGGATTTACCAAGTGTAAATACATGTTGGAGCTAGCAACATATATTACATCCTTGgcttcttttcttattattgttttaagaattttattgcTTTCTGAATTTGTTTTAAGATTTGTCAAATTAAATTCTGTAATTTTTATGTCCATTAATTAGATTTGATCTTTTATTCCGAGGATTCTGTAGAAAGTGAAACTGATTCTTGGAATGGGATGTTGAATTTTTCTCTCTGTTTTGGATTTTTCGTTggctttaattaattatcttcttGCTCCGTTAAGCTCATTATCTGTGTCGTGGAATAAAGGTTTAGATATTTTGTAATTCTGATGTGTTGTTGGTACTAAAGCAAATAATAAGCAAATTGTTACACATGGCAAGCATGCAATGTTTATCGTGACcaaatttaagataatattccaagaaattttattaataatattccaagaaattttattatatgcGATGCTGTATTTCTTTACTTGATTTTGGGGGCTAATGGAGTATTGTTTTAACACTTAACACACTCTTCACCCAGATAATGATTTTTCGTGAATCACGAGGTGGGCacccaaattaattattaagggaaataattttcattaataaataaataaattatacacaATTTTGCTCTGTCCGttgcattatttttattttacatttttctgttttatataacttttgtagcattctctttctttttctgtaCATTTACACTAGTTATTTTAgatgtcttttttcttttctttttgtgtcttattttactaaataaaatttcctcaactattataaaagaaaatgatttaaaaatgaaattcagGACACTCAACGAGTAGAACAAAAACCTTTATTGCTGCAAATAAAATGTTGGGACATAGTCTTATATTAgcttttattttagtgaatagtgttgtttttacttaaatttttataatatttctctttttttcacatcacattttattttataattgctttcttctttttccttctatCGTAAGTCAGATTACTcatcttatatattttacactttttgCCCCTTCTCTTTTGTAGAAAGTGTAACTGTACGTGAAAGAATGTTGCTTAggatttttaagtaaaattttcttaagtttcgtttttaaaaaaaatactttatatcttattttgattttatattttatattttaaaaagaaaaactaaaatgcaTAAAGAGGAAGAAGGGTTATCGGTTTAAATGTATTTAGAGTCGTATTTAAatctgattttgatttttatattttaaatttttagatttaatttgtgCAGTTCTATAAATTTAGATTTTAGTGGTTTAGTTCGCGTGTGTGATTGATGGTTATCTTCCATTTTTTCACAAGCTAGGTTCATTGAACATTTAATCACTACTCGTTTGTTCAGTACTCTCATACATAATTTTAGGTCATATTGGAAGCGACAACGAAATTCTTAGCTCTACTATATATTCTGAACAAATAGTTCATATAAACAGTGGATACTTGTCTTCTTCGTAAACGTATCGAATAAAAATTGGAGCCATACGGAAGTATATGATGATGAAAACAATAGAGTAATTTCAATAGAGTACGTATGtatttttgttgcaaaattcTCCCTATTATAGATGTGTTTAGTTTCTTTCAATGTTGTGCGCTATGAGTTGGAGAGCTCTTCATTGCTCTGATAATAGAGGTTGTAATTGGAAGAATCATATTCATATGTAGTGGACATGGCCATGTAGGGAACTTGGCGTACGAGACATTAAATTATAGATAGTTGTATTTGTTCTATTTTAGCTTTCATAATCTAATTAATTGGGTTTTTACTCATTATACAAATCCAGCattatcttctttttaaatGACTCATGTAGTATCCGAATTAGTCATTATTAGTAGCAGtacatgttatttatttatacgtCCTTTTCactaacattaattttatgCTATTTTTACATTACTAAACAAGGAAAGCACACAACCCATCACACTCAACTCATTACTTGCATTTTTCCAAATTTcagaaagtgtaaaaaaaaatgtgtagatACATTGTACGTACTAGCGTTGGAAAGAGAAGTCCTTATTACCGTTTGCAATTAAAGATAACTGTACGCTTGCTAAGTTGGGTTTTACCCAATGcggatttaatttgaattttaatttgagtGAAATGTAATCTGATATTgaagactattttttttctagatcGGGAGACAATCCTGCCTTGGGTAAAACCGCtaaaaacaatcaaattttCCTATTTAACACAGTTATATCCAAATTCGAATTTGAAATCTGTAGTTAAGTTTAATAACTCCACGTCATGTGTGCTTGGTAGTAATGAAGAATATATTTTAAGTGGGTATCAAGTGAATGTATATTCCAATTTCACAAGCACTTAATTGAATTTAGATCCAAATTGGGTGGGGGCAATTAAAATAGAACTTTGTTGCTAGCTACTCATTACTCCTTATAGAACAACATTAAAGCATAGAGCAAACAGGGATAGTGTGCTATTCTTTGATAGTGTAACATTTGTTTCCTAGGAGATAAACTTATCTGAAAGACAGGTAAGGCAGTGATGAGGGAATGACCCATAAGGATGTGTATGGAATAAGGCTTTTTGGTGGGGTTTGCTGGTTTGGTGAGGCAATGGGTTAGGTAGTGATTGCCATAAACTCACACCTAATGGTGTGGGATGGGGGAGCACCCCATgctaaaatgacccattttggGGTTTGAGGTCCCCCTCTCTGCCCTTAACTTTGTGTCCCAATTTGATGTTCCTTTAACAGCAGCTTTTGTGGGACAAGCAGCCCATACTCTTACTATGGTTTGTGactttcttcatttttgtgAATTTAGGGCATGACTACCGACACCTGTGAAATGGGTACATTGTTTTTTTGTCATAGACCAATTGATATATACATAAGAGTTTCAATGCTCGTGCACTGTGGTATATTTCAATCAGTGGTAAAGAGtttcaattcaattttgttGCAGTTGAGATCTGGCGAGGGTTGTTCCAAGACTTCAAGTACATTATCATGTTGGCTGAATAATGAGTTGTCCCCTTCCTTCCTTCTATGACATTCAAAATGGTCACTAAATTTGTATGTATCTGCAAAATATATATGCTCGTTTGTTCTCTGCACGAATTGCACGTTCCAGAATCTACCAAAGAATAAAACTGCCAcatgaattaattttactttacaCGTCGTTGTCCTTGGTTTAATAGCATTGCATGCCATTACCCAAGAgcaattttttcttgttttgtcaaGACCATGAGCAGTTATACTCTTCTATAAATCGCAACGTTATAACCCATTTCTAAATAAAGATGAAATAATCTTCACACTGGTTGGTTCGTTTATTAACTTGTGGACTAACATGCTAATATTCAAGGGTGGCTTTTAAGATTAGACATTTTGCATGCCCATTCAAATGTAAATTGAGTAGGTTTGACTTTAAATGATGATAATTTATTAACCTGTCAGCCAACATGCTAATCTGctaaacatacatttaattttttttctagttagACCTATGCTCAATAGTAAGAAGACTCTTTTACCTGTCCTAGACAAATTCTAACCGGTGTACgtgttttaaaaatagaaagattTTTTACTGGAATACATgaaattatattgtttataCTTAAAAGAGGTTTAATTCAGTTGGTTAAATAACGTAtgtaaattgttataaaatccttatttcctattttttattcctacggttaaaaaaaattgtgctaccaatattgtttttttattttcctttcattttcttgaaaGCTAAAATAACAAGTTAAGAAAAAGAGTAAGAGCACCTTCCTAATGCGCATGCATGCCATTAAAGAAGGCCATCCTGTAGTTCTCTGATTCTCTCTTAGCTGAGGATTTTCACTTTCAAGTTCTGCACCATTTCCAGCATGTGTGTTTCACCGAAAATTCTATAGCAGTCTTAAAAAGTTTTGGTCCATCGGTGGTTCTTGTCGGCCgctcaaataaattaattagttttaaaaaatagttatttaaaagTACTTATCAATCttataaatatgattattttaaataacttatttttatttaaacaaataattatcattgtaaaataataacttgttttataaaaatgattattttaaataatttattttaattcattcgGTTATGTAATTGATTTTAGATATATCTTGTTgtataacaaattatataattagtttactcatattttaaaaataataactacttatataaaattagttataattataactataataTCCACttataatctatttatttattaattatgatcATAGATATGTAAATATTCAAACCATCATCACCTTTACCCCTTACCATACAATAAGAtctgttaatttattaattaaaatgatgtaTGGTTGTGATTTCGTTTGGCAATCCGTTGAACAAGTAATTTTGTctgaaattgttaattttacaCATTGGTCCTGAGGTTAATTAAGCAATGGATAACCTCATTTTGCCGCATGGAGGAGATTATGCACATTGATCCACGTacaattattcaatattttaaaaaatgtatacattacatgtttttgttatttttcagtccAATATGACAGGTTGTAGTTACGTACTAGCTAGTTGGACTGTCCACAAAAATGCAGACGTTTAGTTGGGCTTATCTATCATAGATTGGGCAAAACTGTACTAAATTGGTCCGTCtatcaattaataattttaagggacttaaaattttacttttcccAGAATTTGGAAAAGTCAAAATgtgggaaaaagaaaataatactcCACCATTAAGACATTATCACAACTGCTGAGTCATGACGATATATGATTTCCATTTTCTTCGCTTTTCCCATATCAAGCACTAATATCTTTTTAACATACAATTAGAGTTCCCTTTGTAAAGCTACCCAACCTACAATTTAATAGAGCCCAATCCGAaatagaaatgaattaaaactaACATTGACTATTGATGACATGCATTACGAAAAAAACAAAGAGTCAAATTCAGCTCAAGAAATTCATAGAATGCTATGCTAAAATCTTTTTGCCG harbors:
- the LOC100820375 gene encoding zinc finger CCCH domain-containing protein 2: MSSVFSEHKFQLQPSHQLLSLKKSLRDIDIPVPPRKLLTRRSAAVHDVSGDMFSDDTLRHKYLPHNGSTDSSDDDSGDPYASDQFRMFEFKVRRCTRSRSHDWTDCPFVHPGEKARRRDPRRFHYSATVCPEFRRGQCDRGDACEFSHGVFECWLHPSRYRTEACKDGRNCKRKVCFFAHTPRQLRVLHSNENSNKKKCTNMSPHNNNNNTNNCCLVCHCSSSTRSPTSTLFGMSHFSPPLSPPSPSSPSRFETNHHHGVVKYNKDVLSELMCSMEGLNFGEASLLSAASKPHNNLSSWLDVSEDHNQKQFSTLSPTITACGSFSNNGNGRFLREESGVVDDVISPDLAWVNELLM